A genomic window from Lactococcus garvieae subsp. garvieae includes:
- a CDS encoding recombinase family protein gives MANIGYIRVSSQDQNLDRQLEMMSEQNIDKLFQEKVSGKDTQRPEFQKLLKYIREGDQVIVTSLDRLGRDYEDIKNTVAFMKQKNVALKILDAQFLDFNTGSELLDNAMFDMFLSLLSYIAQNEREKIRERQRQGVLLAKQAGRYKGRPTEYSLNSADPQKKLVYKAVVDMLKEEIPVAKIAKKNGLSRPTVYKIKKANGL, from the coding sequence ATGGCAAATATTGGATATATTCGAGTCTCTTCACAAGATCAAAATTTAGACCGGCAATTAGAGATGATGTCGGAACAAAACATCGATAAACTTTTCCAAGAAAAAGTGAGCGGAAAAGATACGCAGCGCCCAGAGTTTCAAAAATTGTTGAAGTATATCCGTGAAGGAGACCAGGTCATCGTCACCTCTCTTGATCGACTAGGTCGTGATTATGAGGATATAAAAAATACAGTTGCTTTTATGAAGCAGAAAAATGTCGCTTTGAAAATATTAGATGCACAGTTTTTAGATTTTAACACAGGAAGTGAACTTCTCGACAACGCCATGTTTGATATGTTTTTATCTCTTCTAAGTTACATCGCACAGAATGAACGTGAGAAAATACGAGAACGACAGCGCCAAGGCGTACTCTTAGCAAAGCAAGCAGGACGATACAAAGGACGCCCAACAGAATACTCTCTCAACTCGGCAGACCCTCAAAAAAAGTTAGTTTATAAAGCAGTAGTAGATATGCTAAAGGAAGAAATCCCAGTGGCAAAAATAGCCAAAAAAAATGGTCTTTCTCGACCTACCGTTTACAAAATAAAAAAAGCAAATGGCTTATAA
- a CDS encoding helix-turn-helix domain-containing protein, giving the protein MEFSERLKKLRLEAGYTQKELAEKINLASQGAYRKYETGEGKPRAAKLEKLASIFNVPVSYLLGETDVRSSYEIVEIMEKLSEPRQLETVGFAKNKLKEQEEENKIIQFNQSLYEIKVFADQGLSAGKGNGISDDHSTYIVYWTKWVNHDYGVPIKGDSMEPDYHDKDIALIQEQPFPDCDGQVCAVLDFSKDASYIKCVTVEDEFLRLVSLNRSVDDEGNLLYEDILLPRDETTKILGKVIESFTPVKKNEI; this is encoded by the coding sequence ATGGAATTCTCTGAGAGATTGAAAAAATTACGTTTAGAAGCAGGGTATACTCAAAAAGAATTAGCTGAAAAAATAAATTTAGCTTCACAAGGAGCTTATAGAAAATACGAAACTGGAGAAGGAAAACCTAGGGCTGCAAAACTAGAAAAACTTGCCTCAATTTTCAATGTCCCTGTAAGTTATCTTCTTGGTGAAACAGATGTTCGCTCCTCTTATGAGATAGTTGAAATTATGGAAAAACTGTCTGAACCAAGGCAATTAGAAACTGTGGGTTTTGCTAAAAATAAATTAAAAGAGCAAGAAGAAGAAAATAAAATCATACAGTTTAATCAGTCCTTATATGAGATTAAGGTTTTTGCAGACCAAGGCCTTTCAGCAGGTAAAGGAAATGGTATTTCAGATGACCATTCTACCTATATCGTTTATTGGACAAAGTGGGTTAATCATGATTATGGAGTTCCCATAAAAGGGGATTCAATGGAGCCTGATTATCATGATAAGGATATTGCTTTAATTCAAGAACAACCTTTCCCAGATTGTGACGGTCAAGTTTGTGCTGTGTTAGACTTTTCAAAAGATGCAAGTTATATTAAATGTGTAACAGTCGAAGATGAATTTCTTCGTTTAGTCTCTTTAAATCGTTCTGTAGATGACGAAGGTAATTTGCTCTATGAAGATATTTTACTTCCTCGAGATGAAACAACAAAAATACTAGGAAAAGTTATTGAAAGTTTTACTCCAGTGAAGAAAAATGAAATTTAA
- a CDS encoding NupC/NupG family nucleoside CNT transporter gives MYLLINAIGIIVFVIIAFMFSKNKSMINWKSILILLFINLFLAWFLTEFSIGRAIVHEAANGFVELVDIAYEGIAFALPDWVHVKQMNFVTSVLLPILMIVPLFDILTYIGVLPFVIKWIGTGLSKITGKPKFESFFSMEMMFLGNTEAIVVSSLQLNKINKERTLTIAMMSMSCVTASIIGAYITMMPGEFVLSAIPINIINALLVSSILNPVQVTDQEDTIAKLGENTGSLSTNTSDIEDVKIKKEPFFSFLGDSILNSGKLILIITANVIAFVALAALANKILGLINPWLSLEHVLGLIMFPFAWLMGLNVHNSFELAQYMGTKLVTNEFVVMGQVSNLIKNFTPHYQAVLTVFLTSFANFSTLGMIIGCLKGIVNKEKNEFIANNIGYLILSGILVSLMSAGTIGLFVW, from the coding sequence ATGTATTTATTAATTAATGCTATAGGGATAATAGTTTTTGTTATTATAGCTTTCATGTTTTCCAAAAACAAATCAATGATTAACTGGAAATCTATATTAATATTATTGTTTATTAATTTGTTTTTAGCTTGGTTTTTAACAGAGTTTTCTATTGGTCGAGCAATTGTTCATGAAGCTGCAAACGGCTTTGTTGAGTTAGTTGATATTGCTTATGAAGGTATTGCGTTTGCTTTACCTGACTGGGTTCATGTTAAGCAGATGAATTTTGTAACGTCAGTCCTACTGCCAATTTTAATGATTGTACCTCTTTTTGATATATTAACATATATAGGGGTGTTACCTTTTGTCATAAAATGGATAGGAACTGGGCTATCTAAAATTACGGGGAAACCAAAGTTTGAATCATTTTTTTCTATGGAAATGATGTTTTTGGGGAATACAGAAGCGATTGTTGTTTCTTCTCTCCAATTAAATAAAATAAATAAGGAACGCACGTTGACTATTGCTATGATGTCAATGAGTTGTGTGACAGCTTCTATTATTGGAGCATATATTACTATGATGCCTGGAGAATTTGTATTATCAGCCATACCAATTAATATAATTAATGCACTTTTAGTATCTAGTATTTTGAATCCCGTACAAGTTACCGATCAAGAAGATACAATTGCTAAGTTAGGGGAAAATACTGGCTCACTTAGTACTAATACAAGTGATATTGAAGATGTTAAAATAAAAAAAGAACCGTTCTTTTCATTTTTAGGGGATTCTATTCTTAACTCTGGAAAGTTAATTTTGATTATTACAGCAAATGTTATAGCATTTGTTGCTCTTGCGGCCCTTGCTAATAAAATACTTGGTCTTATTAACCCCTGGTTATCTTTGGAACATGTACTAGGTTTGATCATGTTTCCTTTTGCATGGCTGATGGGATTAAATGTCCATAATTCTTTTGAACTAGCACAGTATATGGGTACTAAATTAGTAACAAATGAATTTGTTGTTATGGGTCAAGTATCAAATCTTATAAAAAACTTCACGCCTCATTATCAAGCAGTTTTAACCGTATTTTTAACGTCATTTGCTAATTTTTCTACCTTAGGAATGATAATAGGATGTCTTAAAGGTATCGTCAATAAAGAAAAGAATGAATTTATTGCAAATAATATTGGGTATTTAATTCTTTCGGGAATACTAGTTTCACTTATGTCTGCAGGAACGATAGGATTGTTTGTATGGTAG
- a CDS encoding IS256 family transposase — translation MTKALLEQRDLNDFFREQLEFAMNHLLQAELSSVLGYEPYERFEGPNARNGAYSRSFDTRYGKLNLTIPRDRLGIFHQHLIPDYKRRSDHLEEAVIQLYSKGITTREIADLIEKMYGSYYSPATISNLTEIVDEQVKAFHQRQISTQYAFIYLDATYLPLRRDSVSKEPIHIALGITHTGKKEILAYKIAPTESLEIYQELLDQLKAQGCCDVLMFLTDGFKGLSNAIKQNFPKAKHQHCLVHLARNIFQSVRVKHRVAIMEDFNKIRKAQEVNDAKQAIQDLLDNWAKLYPKLSNVMEKNDLLTFLEFPKAIRSSIYSTNLLESYNKELKRLAKKHIQFPNEAALERFLVTQFMKYNSRFEERTHKGFAQISDTLESMFC, via the coding sequence TTGACCAAAGCACTACTTGAACAACGTGATTTGAATGACTTCTTTCGTGAGCAACTTGAATTTGCCATGAATCACCTGCTTCAAGCAGAACTTTCAAGTGTTCTTGGCTATGAACCCTATGAACGTTTTGAAGGTCCGAATGCTCGTAACGGTGCATATTCTAGAAGTTTTGACACTCGCTATGGCAAACTCAATTTAACCATTCCACGTGACCGTTTAGGTATTTTCCATCAACACCTGATTCCTGACTACAAGAGACGTTCTGACCATTTGGAAGAAGCCGTCATCCAGCTTTATTCCAAAGGCATCACAACACGTGAAATTGCAGACTTAATTGAAAAAATGTATGGCAGCTATTATTCCCCTGCGACCATATCAAATTTGACAGAAATTGTCGATGAACAGGTCAAAGCCTTTCATCAACGTCAAATTTCAACGCAATATGCTTTCATATATCTGGATGCAACCTACTTACCTTTGAGGCGTGATAGTGTGTCTAAAGAGCCCATACACATCGCCTTAGGCATTACCCATACAGGAAAAAAAGAAATTCTGGCCTATAAAATCGCACCTACAGAAAGCTTGGAAATTTATCAAGAATTACTTGACCAGTTGAAAGCACAAGGATGTTGCGATGTTCTTATGTTTCTAACGGACGGATTCAAAGGGCTGTCAAATGCAATAAAGCAGAATTTTCCAAAGGCTAAGCACCAACATTGTCTGGTTCACTTGGCACGAAATATCTTTCAATCTGTTCGAGTAAAGCACAGAGTAGCCATTATGGAGGATTTCAATAAAATTCGTAAAGCCCAAGAGGTGAACGATGCCAAACAAGCCATTCAGGATTTGCTGGATAATTGGGCAAAACTCTATCCAAAGCTGTCAAATGTGATGGAAAAAAATGACTTATTGACCTTTTTGGAGTTCCCTAAAGCGATTCGTAGCTCTATTTATTCTACAAATTTGCTTGAAAGTTATAACAAAGAACTCAAACGTCTGGCCAAGAAACACATTCAGTTTCCAAATGAAGCTGCTCTTGAACGTTTCTTAGTCACACAATTCATGAAATATAACAGCAGATTTGAAGAGAGAACACATAAAGGTTTTGCTCAAATATCTGATACTTTGGAATCCATGTTTTGTTAA
- a CDS encoding ParA family protein: MKTISLLNLKGGVAKTTTGNNLAKGLANKGKKVLYIDTDMQANATSIFLDEERTSPDFIGFAEILLDEKLEDVSEYIYNVDKNLDMIGSNLSVAESELKIRSSFNRNTSNIVNKIIKKVSSKYDYCIIDCSPTINLITLNIIIASDEIIIPIKIDKFALEGYQTTLNNIEQIIDDYELDTELTILYTMVNRNNIDKQIMELISGNRFDTTIRFQAKPITENALNNVVLIDDKRDTSVKEDYLSLVDEIISKEG; this comes from the coding sequence ATGAAAACAATTAGTTTATTAAATTTAAAGGGTGGAGTTGCAAAAACAACGACAGGTAATAATTTAGCAAAAGGCCTAGCAAATAAAGGAAAAAAAGTATTGTATATAGACACAGATATGCAGGCAAACGCTACGAGTATATTTTTAGATGAAGAGCGTACCAGTCCTGATTTTATAGGATTTGCAGAAATTTTGCTAGATGAAAAATTAGAAGATGTTTCAGAATATATCTATAACGTTGATAAAAATTTAGACATGATAGGTTCAAATTTGTCTGTTGCAGAGAGTGAGTTAAAAATTCGAAGTTCATTCAATAGAAATACTTCAAATATTGTCAATAAGATAATAAAAAAAGTTTCTTCTAAATATGATTATTGTATTATTGACTGCTCTCCAACAATAAATCTTATTACATTGAATATTATTATTGCCAGCGATGAGATTATTATTCCGATAAAAATTGATAAATTCGCATTGGAAGGTTATCAAACTACACTAAATAACATTGAACAAATCATTGATGATTATGAACTTGATACAGAACTTACTATTCTCTACACAATGGTAAACAGGAATAATATTGATAAACAAATTATGGAACTAATTTCTGGTAATCGTTTTGATACAACTATTCGTTTTCAAGCAAAACCTATCACTGAAAATGCACTAAATAATGTTGTATTAATTGATGATAAAAGAGATACAAGTGTAAAAGAAGATTATTTATCTCTAGTAGATGAAATAATAAGTAAGGAGGGGTAA
- a CDS encoding ParB/RepB/Spo0J family partition protein: protein MANNFGFTDLIKKDEHERKKTNTKNIPVDEIKENENNNYELVDIDKLATSIEELGLLQPLLVKKRGKFEYELIAGHRRFTAIKKLIEDDKLPSDYEVLSKIIDSSENEIITRLKLHETNLQTRSLLNMEESEKISIVEDYMNLIEQAKKQGIELNGKPIKGKTRELVAERFGVSHYTAQKIIRKVKEGGEKEKTKKVKSVSTVTQLKKIVKQIEKLEFENTEEETKIKEGIIKLLEEKAK from the coding sequence ATGGCAAACAATTTTGGCTTCACTGATTTGATAAAAAAAGATGAGCATGAAAGAAAAAAAACAAATACAAAAAATATTCCAGTAGATGAAATAAAAGAAAATGAAAACAATAATTACGAACTTGTTGATATAGATAAATTAGCTACAAGTATAGAAGAGCTAGGATTATTACAACCGTTATTGGTCAAAAAAAGAGGGAAATTTGAATATGAATTGATTGCAGGACATAGAAGATTTACTGCGATTAAAAAACTTATTGAAGATGATAAACTCCCTTCAGATTATGAAGTACTATCTAAGATAATTGACTCTTCAGAGAATGAAATAATAACAAGACTAAAATTGCATGAAACAAATCTACAAACTCGATCACTTCTAAATATGGAAGAAAGCGAAAAAATTTCTATCGTTGAAGATTATATGAATCTAATCGAACAAGCAAAAAAACAAGGAATTGAATTAAATGGCAAACCAATAAAAGGCAAAACAAGAGAACTTGTGGCAGAAAGATTTGGAGTAAGTCACTATACGGCTCAGAAGATTATCCGAAAAGTTAAAGAGGGAGGAGAAAAAGAAAAAACAAAAAAAGTTAAAAGTGTCAGTACAGTAACTCAACTAAAAAAAATTGTTAAGCAAATTGAAAAATTGGAATTTGAGAATACTGAAGAAGAAACAAAAATTAAAGAAGGAATAATTAAACTTTTAGAAGAGAAAGCCAAATAA
- a CDS encoding BspA family leucine-rich repeat surface protein yields the protein MIKKSSLLLAAGILSLSSTTPLVATATEVTPSPQTKSTSSTPSKPLPSTLPPASSSKGSAPQTSEPASTPQSQSTPRKNVASSQPSGTTTQQQKKSTAQAQQSPSSNLADIASGTNGTVAWNIDAAGTLHLGAGTLADTNRSTSPWDSYKSDIKKISFDGAVIASENSSGLFAQLNDVNNIEGMNNFNTSNVTYMNSMFSGCSSLTTLDLSSFDTSNVTRMGSMFSGCSSLTTLDLSSFDTSNVIGRASMSYMFQGCSSLTTLDLSSFDTSNVIYMSYMFQGCSSLTTLDLSSFDTSSVIYMSYMFQGCSSLTTLDLSSFDTLNVIDMGYMLGEDPIHKLSLGSKIKLGGSVGLNSVPINANYTGKWQSIGTGTPASPNGTWSGDTADLISRSQTGVADTYVWQPIKRPAQDVTVEYVDENGRKLPNVSSQTISGNIGDPYDATTNAYKLKIPGYTLDESKLPANGKGTLSDQAQTVTYVYKENSTPPSKQEVVNVYRLYNKKSMEHLYTADAYEYKHLPELSSDWVREGINFKEYKKSDSTTVTVHRVYNPKSGEHLNTTDSTEVKVLTSKGWKSEGVAFYTPKAGGKPVYRLFNPKAGIGAHFMTADSYEKSVLTKAPKEWKYEGVAWNSVK from the coding sequence ATGATAAAAAAATCTTCATTACTATTGGCGGCAGGAATCTTAAGTTTGTCTTCCACTACGCCGCTTGTTGCGACAGCCACAGAGGTGACCCCCTCACCACAAACCAAGAGTACTTCAAGCACACCGTCGAAGCCACTTCCTTCAACGCTTCCCCCAGCCTCCAGTTCAAAGGGTTCTGCACCTCAAACGTCAGAACCTGCCTCAACCCCTCAAAGTCAATCGACTCCTAGGAAAAACGTAGCTAGTTCACAACCGTCGGGAACGACTACCCAACAACAGAAGAAGTCCACCGCTCAAGCACAACAGAGCCCTTCTTCTAATCTCGCAGATATTGCTTCAGGAACAAATGGGACAGTGGCATGGAACATTGATGCCGCAGGTACCTTGCACTTAGGTGCAGGGACGCTTGCAGATACAAACAGGTCAACATCGCCATGGGACTCCTATAAGTCAGATATTAAAAAGATTTCCTTTGATGGAGCAGTTATTGCGTCTGAGAATTCTTCAGGATTGTTTGCTCAACTAAATGATGTGAATAATATTGAGGGAATGAACAATTTCAATACCTCTAACGTGACTTACATGAATTCTATGTTTTCTGGTTGTTCTAGTTTAACGACTTTAGACTTATCTTCGTTTGATACCTCTAACGTGACTCGCATGGGTTCTATGTTTTCTGGTTGTTCTAGTTTAACGACTTTAGACTTATCTTCGTTTGATACCTCTAACGTGATTGGCAGGGCATCTATGAGTTATATGTTTCAAGGTTGTTCTAGTTTAACGACTTTAGACTTATCTTCGTTTGATACCTCTAACGTGATTTACATGAGTTATATGTTTCAAGGTTGTTCTAGTTTAACGACTTTAGACTTATCTTCGTTTGATACCTCTAGCGTGATTTACATGAGTTATATGTTTCAAGGTTGTTCTAGTTTAACGACTTTAGACTTATCTTCGTTTGATACCTTAAACGTGATTGACATGGGATATATGTTAGGGGAAGATCCTATTCATAAGCTCAGTCTAGGTTCCAAAATAAAATTAGGTGGTTCAGTAGGTTTAAATTCAGTTCCCATTAATGCCAATTACACAGGGAAATGGCAAAGTATCGGAACAGGTACCCCAGCTTCACCAAATGGAACTTGGTCAGGGGATACCGCGGACTTGATCAGTCGAAGTCAGACCGGTGTGGCCGATACCTATGTTTGGCAACCAATAAAACGTCCTGCTCAAGATGTTACAGTAGAATATGTTGATGAAAATGGTAGAAAGCTTCCCAATGTTTCCTCTCAAACTATCAGCGGTAATATAGGAGATCCCTATGATGCCACAACAAATGCTTATAAGCTAAAAATTCCAGGTTACACTTTAGACGAAAGCAAGCTCCCAGCTAATGGAAAAGGGACTCTGTCAGACCAAGCACAAACTGTGACTTATGTTTATAAAGAAAATTCAACTCCACCTTCTAAACAAGAAGTGGTAAATGTTTATCGTCTTTATAATAAAAAATCAATGGAACATCTCTATACAGCTGATGCTTATGAATACAAACATCTCCCAGAACTTTCAAGTGATTGGGTTCGCGAAGGTATAAACTTTAAAGAGTATAAAAAATCGGACTCTACGACTGTGACTGTCCATCGTGTTTATAATCCTAAATCAGGAGAACATTTGAATACGACAGATTCAACTGAGGTTAAAGTTTTGACATCTAAAGGGTGGAAGAGCGAAGGAGTTGCTTTCTATACACCAAAAGCAGGTGGAAAACCAGTTTATCGCCTCTTTAATCCTAAAGCAGGTATTGGTGCTCACTTTATGACAGCAGATTCTTATGAGAAGAGTGTTTTAACAAAAGCACCGAAAGAATGGAAATATGAAGGTGTAGCGTGGAATTCTGTGAAGTAA
- a CDS encoding ArsC/Spx/MgsR family protein: MIKVYYRGSCGSSRRAFAWFEKYNIDVEKLQISKMTKSDLIKLLQHSDEGLKSIVKRPGKSSSEVKEALQYMEHLSLNEALDFILSHPYVMPTPIIMEDNNHFIGYNEDEIRIFLPKEYRRHRP; this comes from the coding sequence ATGATTAAAGTTTATTATAGAGGAAGCTGTGGTTCTTCTCGACGTGCATTTGCTTGGTTTGAAAAATATAATATTGATGTAGAAAAACTACAAATTAGTAAGATGACCAAGAGTGACCTTATCAAACTCCTCCAACATTCCGATGAGGGTTTAAAATCTATTGTGAAACGCCCAGGAAAGAGCAGCTCAGAAGTTAAAGAAGCTCTACAATATATGGAACATCTTTCCCTCAATGAAGCGCTAGACTTCATACTCTCACATCCTTACGTCATGCCCACTCCAATTATTATGGAGGACAATAATCACTTTATTGGGTATAATGAAGATGAAATACGGATATTTCTACCAAAAGAGTATCGTCGTCATCGACCATAA
- a CDS encoding pyrimidine-nucleoside phosphorylase, with protein MTYRMVDLIQKKRDGGHFEKAETDWLISGYATGEVLDYQMAALAMAIYFEGMTTEETANLTMAMVSSGKEFDLSAIPGVKVDKHSTGGVGDKVTIILAPLVASFDVPVAKMSGRGLGHTGGTLDKLESIPGFEIEKTEEDFITQVKNSRIAVIGQSDELVKADKLLYALRDVTATVDIIPLIASSIMSKKIASGSNAILLDVTVGDGAFMKNLEDARLLARTMVDLGKAVGRETVAVLTNMNQPLGYAIGNRNEITEAVNTLNGKGTSEFRHFIAELAQIMLALAGVEKTVPEIIEHLDNGKAYAKFLAMCEAQNGDATAFNHLTAELNVAHTVEIYAERAGYISQEKAMGVGIVAMKLGAGRATKADTIDFEAGVTLAKKVGDSVQKGDLIATLYSNRAISSDLIAEFKDNIEISDQQIHAPEILEVIR; from the coding sequence ATGACATACAGAATGGTAGACCTGATTCAAAAAAAACGTGATGGCGGTCACTTTGAGAAAGCTGAAACCGATTGGCTTATCTCTGGTTATGCGACCGGTGAGGTTCTGGATTACCAAATGGCAGCACTTGCTATGGCGATTTATTTTGAAGGTATGACGACAGAAGAAACAGCCAACTTAACCATGGCCATGGTTTCCTCAGGTAAAGAATTTGATTTATCAGCTATTCCTGGTGTGAAGGTAGACAAACATTCGACTGGTGGTGTAGGTGATAAAGTAACAATTATTTTAGCACCTTTAGTAGCGAGTTTTGATGTCCCTGTCGCTAAAATGTCTGGCCGTGGTTTAGGACATACTGGTGGAACATTAGATAAGTTAGAATCCATTCCTGGATTTGAAATTGAAAAAACAGAAGAAGACTTTATCACCCAAGTGAAGAATTCCAGAATCGCGGTGATTGGTCAGTCTGATGAGTTGGTTAAAGCAGACAAGCTTCTCTATGCCCTTCGGGATGTGACAGCCACAGTCGATATTATTCCATTGATTGCAAGCTCGATCATGTCTAAGAAAATTGCTTCGGGGTCAAATGCCATTTTGCTTGATGTGACTGTTGGCGACGGTGCTTTCATGAAGAATCTCGAAGATGCCCGACTTTTAGCACGTACAATGGTTGACTTAGGAAAGGCTGTTGGTCGTGAAACAGTGGCTGTTCTAACAAATATGAATCAACCTTTAGGATATGCTATAGGTAATCGTAATGAAATTACGGAAGCTGTGAATACGCTAAATGGTAAAGGAACATCAGAGTTCCGTCACTTTATCGCGGAACTGGCTCAAATTATGCTTGCATTAGCAGGTGTAGAAAAAACAGTTCCAGAAATCATCGAACACCTTGATAATGGTAAAGCTTATGCTAAATTTCTTGCTATGTGTGAAGCACAGAACGGAGATGCAACAGCATTTAACCATTTGACTGCAGAGTTAAATGTGGCACATACTGTTGAGATCTATGCTGAACGTGCAGGTTATATCTCACAAGAAAAAGCGATGGGTGTCGGTATTGTGGCGATGAAGCTAGGTGCAGGACGAGCAACTAAGGCAGATACAATCGATTTTGAAGCTGGTGTTACTCTTGCGAAAAAAGTAGGCGATTCAGTCCAAAAAGGTGATCTTATTGCTACACTTTATAGCAATCGTGCAATTTCTTCCGATTTGATTGCGGAGTTTAAAGACAATATCGAAATTTCTGACCAGCAAATTCATGCACCTGAAATTTTGGAAGTTATTCGCTAG
- a CDS encoding putative holin-like toxin — protein MKGENFLTVYQALSLMIAFATLMILVLNTSNKK, from the coding sequence ATGAAAGGCGAAAATTTTTTGACTGTTTACCAGGCATTGAGTCTTATGATTGCTTTTGCAACATTAATGATTCTTGTCTTAAACACAAGTAACAAAAAATGA
- a CDS encoding RepB family plasmid replication initiator protein, whose translation MNDLEKRNVVEHNDLITSVAKMDKVPLKIFEIAVSYIDTENPPEDNIVYLSKQELFEFFDVSDSNKHSRFKEAIEKMQKQAFFQIKEEKKRGFKFKSIVPIPFVEWNDYNSQVIIRFDQAIMPYLIDLKTNFTQYAITDIMELNSKYSIIFYKLLTKSYNQYEHYQYKSNRTKKQLLEYRNPQYSILELREITDTLDEYKHSSNFFKRVIDEPLKEINDNTHFNVTYEKVKKGRSIDSIIFHIDKKIILSDNDYKKEQDDPEYLKSKAKQNMDDAEYFKLAMESKYTRLLIENFLLNPMEMTDINLMVGLQKNVYPLYQELEKIKGDNGLLIHLQYVQDKQEGYSKRNTAKYLKKTIESYLSSIMQKENLGVHK comes from the coding sequence ATGAATGATTTAGAAAAAAGAAATGTAGTTGAGCATAATGATTTAATTACCAGTGTTGCCAAAATGGATAAAGTTCCGTTGAAAATTTTTGAGATAGCTGTTTCTTACATCGATACAGAAAATCCACCAGAAGATAATATCGTCTATTTATCAAAGCAGGAATTATTCGAGTTTTTTGATGTATCAGATAGTAATAAGCACAGTCGTTTTAAAGAGGCAATAGAAAAAATGCAAAAGCAAGCTTTTTTTCAAATTAAAGAAGAGAAAAAAAGAGGTTTTAAATTTAAGAGCATTGTACCAATTCCCTTTGTAGAATGGAATGATTATAATAGTCAAGTAATTATTAGATTTGACCAAGCAATCATGCCTTATTTGATTGATTTAAAAACAAATTTTACCCAATATGCAATTACAGATATTATGGAGCTCAATAGTAAGTATAGTATAATCTTTTATAAGTTGCTTACCAAATCATATAATCAGTATGAACATTATCAATACAAATCAAATCGTACAAAAAAACAATTGTTGGAATATAGAAATCCTCAGTATAGTATTTTAGAATTAAGAGAAATAACAGACACATTGGATGAATATAAACATAGTTCGAATTTCTTTAAAAGAGTAATTGATGAACCGTTAAAAGAAATTAATGACAACACTCATTTCAATGTTACCTATGAAAAAGTAAAAAAAGGTCGCAGCATCGATAGTATAATATTTCATATTGATAAGAAAATTATTCTGAGTGATAATGATTATAAAAAAGAACAAGATGATCCTGAATATTTGAAATCGAAGGCAAAACAAAATATGGATGATGCTGAGTATTTCAAACTTGCAATGGAAAGTAAATATACAAGATTACTTATAGAGAATTTTCTTTTAAATCCAATGGAAATGACCGATATTAATCTTATGGTTGGATTACAAAAAAATGTATATCCATTATATCAAGAATTAGAGAAGATAAAAGGAGATAATGGTCTCCTTATACATTTACAATATGTTCAAGATAAACAAGAGGGTTATTCAAAAAGAAACACAGCAAAATATCTAAAGAAAACAATAGAAAGTTACTTAAGTTCAATAATGCAAAAAGAAAATTTAGGGGTGCATAAATGA